Within the Streptomyces sp. R41 genome, the region CGCACATGGTGTCGCAGACCAGTGACGCCGACGGCAATGTGCTGAAGAACTACGACGACAGCACGGAGACCAAGGAGATCGTCAGCTCGTCCACGGCCCAGCAGCTCCAGTCGGCGATGCAGACGGTCATCAAGGACGGCACGGGCTCGAACGCCCAGATCTCCGGCGCGACCGTGGGTGGCAAGACCGGTACGGCCCAGCACGGCGAGAACAACAGCAAGACGCCGTACGCCTGGTTCACGTCGTACGCGAAGTCCGACTCCAACGGCAAGGAGGTCGCCGTGGCGGTCATGGTCGAACAGTCCGACGCGGCCCGCTCCGAGGTCAGCGGCAACGGCTTGGCGGCTCCTGTGGCCAAGGCGATGATGAAGGCAGCCCTGAAGAACTAGGGGCTTGCTCCCCCGCGCCCCGTTCTCAGGGGCGCGGGGCTGTGACATTGTGCGGCTCCGCCGCGTGGGCGCGACCAGCCACATACGGCCCGCAGCCGGCCAACCAGCGGCGGAAGCTCCTTACTTCACGTTGAAGAGCTGCTCGATCGGGTCGATCGCGAAGTACACCAGGAACAGCGCCGACGCCCCCCACAGCAGCCAGTGCACGTCCTTCGCCTTCCCCAACACCGTCTTGATCAGGACGTACGCCAGGAACCCGGCCCCGATCCCGTTGGTGATCGAGTACGTGAACGGCATCACCGCGATGGTCAGGAACGCCGGAATGGCGATCTCGTACTTGTCCCAGTCGATGTGCTTGACCTGGGTCATCATCAGGAAGCCCACCGCGACGAGCGCGGGCGCCGCGGCCTGCAGCGGGACGATCGTGAGCAGCGGAGTCAGGAAGAGGGCGAGCGCGAACAGGCCACCGGTGACCAGGTTCGCGAACCCCGTGCGCGCACCCTCGCCGACGCCCGCCGCCGACTCGATGTACGAGGTCGAGGAGGAGGCCGAGGCCGCGCCACCGGCGACCGCCGCGGCACCGTCGATGAGCAGCACCCGGCCGAGGTTGGGCACCCTGCCCTCCTCGTCGAGGAGGCCCGCCTCCGCGCTGATGCCGACGACCGTGCCCATGGTGTCGAAGAAGTCGGACAGGATCAGCGTGAAGACGAGCAGGACCACGGTGATCGCGCTGGTCTCGCCGAAGGAGCCGAACAGGCTGAAGTGACCGAGCAGTCCGAAGTCCGGCGAGGCCACCACGTCGTCGGGGACCTTCGGCGTGGTCAGGCCCCAGCTCTTGATGTCGGCGGCGGAGTTGATGATGATCGCCACGATCGTCATGGTGACGATGCTGATCAGGATCGCGCCCTTGACCTTGCGCGCGAGCAGCCCGATGGTCAGCAGAACTCCGAGGCAGAAGACGAGAATCGGCCAGCCGGCGAGCGCGCCCGTGCCGCCGAGCTGCACCGGCACCGTCGTGTTCGCGACGTCCGGGATACGGGTGACGAACCCGGCGTCGACGAAGCCGATGAAGGCGATGAACAGGCCGATGCCGACACTGATCGCCTGCTTCAACGGCTGCGGTATCGCGTGCATGACGGCTTCGCGCAGGCCCGTCACCACCAACACGCAGATGAGCAGGCCTTCGAGGACGATCAGGCCCATCGCGTCGTCCCAGCTCATCAGCGGGGCGATCTGAAAGGCGACGACCGCGTTGAGGCCGAGGCCCGCGGCGAGCGCGAGCGGGAGGTTGCCGCCGATACCCATGATGATCGTCATGACCGCGGCCACCAGGGCGGTGGCGGTGGTGAGTTGGACGGCGTCGAGCTGGTGGCCGAACTTGTCCTTGGCGCTGCCCAGGATGATCGGATTCAGGACAAGTATGTAGGCCATGGTGAAGAACGTGGCGAAGCCACCGCGTATCTCCCGGCCGAAGGTGGAGCCCCGGGCGGAGATCTTGAAGAACCGATCGACGCTGTTCCCCGTCGGTGGCGCGGCACTTGGCCGATCGGTCACCTTCTGCGTTTCGGACATGGCGATACTCCTCGTTACCTGCGTGCTCTGTGCGCGGATGCTGGCTGGATTGTTCCCGCGTTGAACCGGTTTCAGGTTTTCTCCGTGTTACGGAATCGAGTTCGGCCCGCCATACGACGTTCGAAGTCCTGTACGGAACGCTGGTACGCTCTCGCACCTCGCCCCACGTGATCACCATTCCTTCACAGGTGGCGCACAGGGGTGGTATACGCACGCACCCGTACCGGTGCCGAAAGCCACAGCGAGGAGAGGTCGCCCGTGGGCACTGTCGTCGACGACGCCGCCTCCGTGGAGTTCCACGCCTTCTTCGAACGGCACTATGCCGAACTGGCCCGACTGGCGAACCTGTTGACGGGCGAGCCGGACGCCGCCGACGATCTGGCGGCGGACGCGCTGCTCGCGCTGTGGCACCGCTGGGACCGGGTGCGCGCGGCGGACCACCCGGTGGCGTACGCGCGCGGTGTGGTCGCCAACCTCGCCCGCACCCGCATACGCAGCGCCGTGCGCGAGCGTCGGCGGATCACGCTCTTCTGGTCGCAGCGTGAGGACAAGACCGAGAACCCCGATATACCGGGCAAGATCGATGTCCAGGAAGCGCTGCGCAGACTGCCGTTCCGCAAGCGCGCGTGTGTCGTTCTACGGCACGCTTTCGACCTCTCGGAGAAGGACACGGCTCTCGCCCTCGGGGTTTCCGTGGGTACGGTGAAGAGCCAGACGTCGAAGGGCATGGCGGAATTGAAACGGCTTCTCGGCACCGACGAGGCACCGATGCGGGTGCACGCGGGAGTGCTGCCCACGGGCGGAGCCGGAGGTAGGGACCGATGAGGAAGGCGCAGGACGTGCACGACGAGCTGCGCGCCGGGCTGCGTGAGGCGGCCGAAGCGCACGAGCCCGACCGCGCGCGCATCCTGGCCCGGGTCGAGCGCGGGATGGCGGGAGGCAACGAGCGGCGGCCCGTGCGGCGCGCGGCGCGTCCGCCGCTGCTCGGCTGGGCCCGTGTCGTGGGCGCCACGGCCGCGGTCGCGAGCGTCCTCGCGGTGGGCGGCTACGCGGTCGCCTCGGCGGTGAAGGGCGACACTCCGGCGCAGCAGACCGTCGCGGTCTCGCCGACCCCCGATCCGTCGCCGGACGCGACGAGCCGGGCGCCGGTCGCCCCGGACCCCACCCACCGTTCCGGTACGCCGAAGCAGTCCGGGAAGCCGAGTCCGTCGCCCTCCGGTACCCCGACACCCGAGAACTCCACCACGGCCGGGCCGCCCGCCACGGGCAACGCGGACGGCCCGCTCTGGTCCGACGGCTCGGTCGACCCGCACAGCAACGAGTTCTGGGCGCAGAGCAATGTGACCCTGAAGCCGAGCAAGGAACTCGCCTCGCTCACCGTCGAGTTGAAGGTCAAGCAGACCGGCGGGGTCACCGACGCGGGCGCCTGGCGTTCGCTGCCCGAAGACGACTTCACCACGACGGTCGCGGAGAAGGACGGCTTCCTCGTCTACACCTGGGTGCTCAAGCCGGACCACAAGGTCTGGCCGGGCGAGTGGGTGTTCGCGGGCCAGTACGACCACGACCGCGGCGGCCGGGACGCGAAGGACGACAGCTACTCGGCGACGGCCACCACCACGGACGGCGAACAGTCCACCGTGACCGGGGACTTCGCGGCGCACGACACCGGTGACGGCGACTCGTAGCGATCGCCGGCAGGAGAACTCGTAGCGGACTTCCGTAGAGAAATCCGCGGACCCGGCAACCCTTTCCTCACCAGTGGCGACCAGGAGACGCAAAGGTCTCCTCACCACTCAAGGAACTCGGTCCATGACTGCACGAGTTGAACAGCGCGTACGCCACCGCCGCCGGGTCACCAGGCGGCGTGCCGTGATCGGCGGCGTGGCCGCTCTCGGCATCACCGGCGCGGCGATCGTCACCACGACGATGCTGTCCTCCGCCGGCGCGGCGTCGGCCTGGCCGACGGCCACGGGCAGCAAGGCCGTCCCGTCGACGATCTCGGTGTCCGGCACGTACGACGGCAAGCTGAAGAAGTTCTACGGCTCCGGCGACCTCGGCACGAGTGACCAGTCCGAGGACCAGGGCCCGATCTTCGAGCTCAAGGACGGCGCGGTCCTCAAGAACGTCATCATCGGTACCCCGGCCGCCGACGGTGTCCACTGCCTGGGCAGCTGCACGCTGCAGAACGTGTGGTGGCTGGACGTCGGCGAGGACGCGGCGAGCTTCAAGGGCAAGTCGTCGTCGGCCGTGTACAAGGTCTACGGCGGCGGCGCGAAGAACGCGGACGACAAGGTGCTGCAGTTCAACGGCGCGGGCAAGCTCGTCGTCAGCAAGTTCCAGGTCGAGAACTCCGGCAAGCTGGTGCGCTCCTGCGGCAACTGCAAGACGCAGTACAAGCGCACGGTCATCATCAACGACGTGGATGTCACCGCGCCCCTGAAGGCGATCGTCGGCATCAACTCCAACTACGGCGACACGGCCGCCCTGCGCAAGGTGCGCATCCACGGCGACAGCGGCAGGAAGATCAAGACCTGCGTCCGCTTCCAGGGCAACAACACCGGCAAGGAGCCCACTGAGATGGGCACCGGCCCGGACGGCACGTCCTGCAAGTTCACGGCGTCCGACATCAGCTACGAGTGACGGAATCCCCTTGAGCATGCACGGAAAACGCCTCACGCGCCGACGTGTGCTCGGGGCCTCGGCGATCGGCGTCGCCGCCACCGGCGTCGCCGGGGGCACCGGCCTCCTGTCGTCCGCCTCGGCCGCGGCCTTCG harbors:
- a CDS encoding NCS2 family permease, producing the protein MSETQKVTDRPSAAPPTGNSVDRFFKISARGSTFGREIRGGFATFFTMAYILVLNPIILGSAKDKFGHQLDAVQLTTATALVAAVMTIIMGIGGNLPLALAAGLGLNAVVAFQIAPLMSWDDAMGLIVLEGLLICVLVVTGLREAVMHAIPQPLKQAISVGIGLFIAFIGFVDAGFVTRIPDVANTTVPVQLGGTGALAGWPILVFCLGVLLTIGLLARKVKGAILISIVTMTIVAIIINSAADIKSWGLTTPKVPDDVVASPDFGLLGHFSLFGSFGETSAITVVLLVFTLILSDFFDTMGTVVGISAEAGLLDEEGRVPNLGRVLLIDGAAAVAGGAASASSSTSYIESAAGVGEGARTGFANLVTGGLFALALFLTPLLTIVPLQAAAPALVAVGFLMMTQVKHIDWDKYEIAIPAFLTIAVMPFTYSITNGIGAGFLAYVLIKTVLGKAKDVHWLLWGASALFLVYFAIDPIEQLFNVK
- a CDS encoding SigE family RNA polymerase sigma factor; the encoded protein is MGTVVDDAASVEFHAFFERHYAELARLANLLTGEPDAADDLAADALLALWHRWDRVRAADHPVAYARGVVANLARTRIRSAVRERRRITLFWSQREDKTENPDIPGKIDVQEALRRLPFRKRACVVLRHAFDLSEKDTALALGVSVGTVKSQTSKGMAELKRLLGTDEAPMRVHAGVLPTGGAGGRDR
- a CDS encoding pectate lyase, coding for MTARVEQRVRHRRRVTRRRAVIGGVAALGITGAAIVTTTMLSSAGAASAWPTATGSKAVPSTISVSGTYDGKLKKFYGSGDLGTSDQSEDQGPIFELKDGAVLKNVIIGTPAADGVHCLGSCTLQNVWWLDVGEDAASFKGKSSSAVYKVYGGGAKNADDKVLQFNGAGKLVVSKFQVENSGKLVRSCGNCKTQYKRTVIINDVDVTAPLKAIVGINSNYGDTAALRKVRIHGDSGRKIKTCVRFQGNNTGKEPTEMGTGPDGTSCKFTASDISYE